One stretch of Helicobacter jaachi DNA includes these proteins:
- a CDS encoding 2-oxoglutarate synthase subunit alpha: MRELITGGNELVALAAIESGCRFFGGYPITPSSEIAHEMSVELPKIGGKFIQMEDEISGIAVALGASMSGVKAMTATSGPGISLKAEQIGYGFMAEIPLVVVDVMRGGPSTGLPTRVSQGDINQAKSPSHGDFCSIAIAVGNLEEAYTQTIRAFNIAEKYMTPVFLLLDETVGHMHGKALIPDLEDIKPTIINRQVFQGAPSDYQPYGVPQDKPAILNPFFKGYKYHITGLHHGASGFPTEDEKLSQNLIDRLFNKIESHLDDIVEYEEYMLEDAEILIIAYGSVSLAVKEAIHTLRKNNIKVGLFRPITLWPSPAKELKTLGQKFEKILLIELNKGQYRQEVERVMQRDVQFLGKANGRSISPTEIITTIKEM, encoded by the coding sequence ATGCGTGAGTTAATTACAGGAGGAAATGAGCTTGTTGCGCTTGCTGCGATAGAATCTGGCTGCCGGTTTTTTGGTGGGTATCCTATCACTCCATCAAGTGAAATTGCGCATGAAATGAGTGTGGAGCTGCCAAAAATTGGGGGGAAATTTATCCAAATGGAAGATGAGATTAGCGGGATTGCTGTAGCCTTAGGCGCTTCAATGAGCGGCGTTAAGGCTATGACTGCTACTTCTGGTCCGGGCATATCGCTTAAAGCTGAACAAATCGGCTATGGCTTTATGGCAGAAATTCCGCTTGTGGTGGTTGATGTTATGCGAGGAGGTCCATCTACAGGACTGCCCACGCGTGTTTCGCAAGGCGATATCAATCAAGCCAAATCACCAAGTCATGGCGATTTTTGCTCTATTGCTATTGCTGTTGGCAATCTTGAGGAGGCTTATACACAAACTATCCGCGCTTTTAATATTGCTGAAAAGTATATGACGCCTGTTTTTCTCCTCCTTGATGAAACCGTTGGGCATATGCATGGCAAGGCGCTTATCCCTGATTTGGAGGATATTAAGCCCACTATCATTAATCGCCAAGTGTTTCAAGGTGCGCCAAGTGATTATCAACCCTATGGCGTGCCTCAAGATAAGCCCGCTATCCTTAATCCGTTCTTTAAAGGCTACAAATACCACATCACCGGGCTGCATCATGGCGCAAGCGGCTTCCCTACAGAAGATGAAAAGCTCTCACAAAATCTCATCGATAGATTGTTTAATAAGATAGAGTCTCACCTAGATGACATTGTAGAGTATGAAGAATACATGCTAGAAGATGCGGAGATTCTCATTATCGCCTATGGTTCTGTCTCACTAGCGGTTAAAGAAGCTATCCATACTTTGCGCAAAAATAATATAAAAGTGGGACTTTTCCGCCCCATTACGCTATGGCCAAGCCCAGCTAAAGAGCTTAAAACCTTAGGACAAAAATTTGAAAAAATTTTATTAATTGAGCTTAATAAAGGGCAATACAGGCAGGAAGTAGAGCGCGTTATGCAAAGAGATGTGCAATTTTTAGGCAAGGCTAATGGTCGCAGCATATCGCCCACAGAGATTATAACGACAATTAAGGAGATGTAA
- a CDS encoding 4Fe-4S dicluster domain-containing protein — protein MGIKKAPQNVPVWVDEKRCKACDVCVSLCPSGVLGMKKDEHKILGKIISVAHPESCIGCRECELHCPDFAIFVADKSEFKFAKLSKEAQERAIKIKENKFMVI, from the coding sequence ATGGGAATAAAAAAAGCGCCACAGAATGTGCCTGTGTGGGTTGATGAGAAGCGTTGCAAAGCATGCGATGTGTGCGTTTCACTCTGTCCCAGCGGTGTGCTAGGTATGAAAAAAGATGAGCATAAAATACTAGGTAAAATTATTTCTGTGGCTCACCCAGAGAGCTGTATAGGCTGCAGAGAGTGTGAATTGCATTGCCCTGATTTTGCTATTTTTGTGGCTGATAAAAGTGAATTTAAATTTGCAAAATTAAGCAAGGAAGCCCAAGAGCGCGCTATAAAAATTAAAGAAAATAAATTTATGGTGATATGA
- a CDS encoding malate dehydrogenase — protein MLQKIAIIGGSGNVGSHIAFLAAMGKMAREILLFSIDLPRCKGVGLDISQAAAVFNLPVFVKGCESYEELSGSEVVIISAGFPRMPDMSRDDLLLKNAHIMKEIAQNIARVAPQCLMIVVSNPLDVMCLVAEHWSGFPKKRVMGMAGILDGARLAYESKIRLNNPAHHIESYVIGAHSDFMLPLLRHSLCDNKSLMEQFTPFVQEELIEQTKNGGAKIVGYYQQGSAYFAPASAVIKMLELIMNDTDEIVVCSVYAQGEYGIKDIYIGLPIRLNHKGVKEIITLPLNDQERDMLHMSAQSIKKQVEILKNNELLNYRI, from the coding sequence ATGCTACAAAAAATCGCTATCATCGGTGGTTCTGGGAATGTTGGCTCGCATATTGCGTTTTTGGCGGCTATGGGCAAAATGGCTAGGGAGATTTTGCTTTTTAGTATTGACTTGCCACGCTGTAAAGGTGTGGGGCTTGACATTTCTCAAGCAGCCGCTGTGTTTAATCTCCCCGTTTTTGTCAAAGGCTGTGAATCTTATGAGGAGTTAAGCGGAAGCGAAGTTGTTATCATCTCTGCAGGATTCCCACGAATGCCAGATATGAGCCGCGATGATTTGCTCCTAAAAAACGCTCACATTATGAAAGAAATTGCCCAAAACATTGCTAGGGTAGCGCCGCAATGCTTAATGATTGTAGTATCAAATCCACTTGATGTTATGTGCCTTGTAGCAGAGCATTGGAGCGGCTTTCCTAAAAAGCGTGTAATGGGAATGGCAGGCATACTCGATGGCGCAAGGCTTGCGTATGAAAGCAAAATAAGGCTTAATAACCCCGCACATCATATAGAATCTTATGTCATAGGCGCGCATAGTGATTTTATGCTACCCCTGCTTAGGCACTCTTTATGCGATAATAAAAGCTTAATGGAGCAATTTACGCCATTTGTGCAAGAAGAGCTGATTGAGCAGACCAAAAATGGTGGCGCAAAGATTGTGGGCTACTATCAGCAGGGCTCGGCATACTTTGCTCCAGCAAGTGCAGTTATTAAAATGCTTGAACTTATTATGAATGATACAGATGAAATAGTCGTATGCAGCGTGTATGCGCAGGGCGAATATGGCATTAAAGATATCTATATTGGCTTGCCCATTAGGCTTAATCACAAGGGAGTGAAAGAGATTATCACATTGCCGCTTAATGACCAAGAACGCGATATGCTCCACATGTCTGCTCAAAGCATTAAAAAACAAGTTGAGATTCTCAAAAATAACGAATTGTTAAATTATAGAATCTAA
- the mltG gene encoding endolytic transglycosylase MltG: MPKKMMILAIFLDFVFLITITILFYLLQPMQTERIINLPKGSLPKIIAYLNDNGAHLNKLDALFIRFLGQPQSGFIDMGAQRLPKGAFLKALTSSKAATKEATLIPGETLYYFIRILAERFNLSPDMLQSAYDKYFPYPDGVIFPDTYHLPLGIKEDEMMKMLYELSIERHKQSAIKLLGEYNQEVWFKHVATASIVQKEAANNDEMPLIAAVIFNRIKQNMPLQMDGSLNYGAYSHTKITPDRIRNDNSPYNTYKHKGVPPYPVGSVSLPAIEAVLKPANVDYLYFVRDRSTGTHKFSKTYEEHRSHF, from the coding sequence ATGCCTAAAAAGATGATGATACTTGCGATATTTTTAGATTTTGTTTTCCTCATTACAATAACCATTTTATTTTATTTACTCCAGCCTATGCAAACTGAACGCATAATCAACCTGCCCAAAGGCTCATTGCCCAAAATTATAGCATACTTAAATGATAATGGTGCGCATCTTAATAAGCTTGATGCGCTTTTTATACGCTTTTTGGGGCAGCCTCAAAGTGGGTTTATTGATATGGGAGCGCAGAGATTGCCAAAGGGTGCGTTTTTAAAAGCCCTAACAAGCTCCAAAGCCGCTACCAAAGAAGCCACACTGATACCGGGCGAGACTTTGTATTATTTTATCCGCATACTCGCAGAGCGCTTTAATCTCTCACCTGATATGCTCCAAAGTGCCTATGATAAGTATTTCCCATATCCTGATGGCGTAATATTCCCTGATACTTATCATCTCCCGCTAGGTATTAAGGAAGATGAGATGATGAAAATGCTCTATGAACTCTCCATAGAGCGCCACAAGCAAAGTGCCATAAAACTGCTTGGGGAGTATAATCAAGAAGTATGGTTTAAACATGTCGCCACTGCCTCCATAGTGCAGAAAGAAGCGGCAAATAATGATGAAATGCCTCTCATTGCTGCTGTTATCTTTAATCGTATCAAGCAAAATATGCCCTTGCAAATGGACGGCTCACTTAATTATGGCGCATACTCGCACACTAAAATAACACCAGATAGAATCCGCAATGACAATAGCCCTTATAATACCTACAAGCATAAAGGTGTGCCACCCTATCCTGTGGGCAGTGTGAGCTTACCAGCTATTGAGGCAGTGCTAAAACCTGCCAATGTAGATTATTTGTATTTTGTGCGCGATAGAAGCACGGGGACGCATAAATTTAGCAAAACTTACGAGGAACACCGCAGTCATTTTTAA
- a CDS encoding DUF3971 domain-containing protein, whose protein sequence is MRKTKSKNIASIIIFLGILLTLSLMGYKILSNGIHSQSLSIGQIHIDGLYLRLNNKLILEIQSLDVSALQNKGQDDEADSISADEILTWIKRCLFVISYFEKLDIQNIVFSDNLKRSVHYDGREYEISAPEFVAKFGVEDNHKNTQLLIHELEILRFGLQIQGQFVYQNVKKTLEMDISLSPKEPTNDKEQPTLYIKGITDFYRIEMEASSTHLYNLDTIKPYVLKLNNKMLNNWLFKNVQYDVMKVHSLRFQSTLDRNFFAKLQQSLALDLAIESPKVYFAPHLKPIEATRVIVYMREENLSFLFKEPSFTDTKLEGSEVQISNVFTQPMGIKIAIRSNNATLSDELADILRFYDINIPVRSVDSKLRLKVDVDMQQDKNKQMSILANGNISAPTLSLSIAGLRLDMSDVNVILSQKPSKSYVQLLNTKIDYAKNIQGILNAIWNLEDSSLQGDLLIEHFALSSQALSQNAGMPAVPEGSDELTKRIIEAIYADSQKGFSEEILKINPNELKKIHFKGHLSQDDKVISLPDFGLNVYIGEQSVFELSDIAKIYPYSPILRYFGIPNGYMRLSTKDFKKFGLSGEVSNLTYPLYDKESNQLARFVLEGLIDERGIFIGSQNRKFLFVKEGNVIKLMLNGYDLNIDELLNSQIPALAQINEESKTSQALSPQERQAQEAFIKAKQQYERQHKLSPHITYLEARNMDFYLNDYIIPTDMASVSMRDGLIRADATYGNGVANVDVAYSRANVRLNNFSDVFLNRVWKRDIVSGGLFNFRGIYDEGVLKGEISMQNTTYKDLAIVQNILALIDTIPALLTFRKPGLGANGYEIKQGKVDFVLNDEYLVLENIDLVGSSIDVEGGGLIRLQSKEIDVILKASTLKTLADIIDKIPLVGYVILGSDGKFTTGIALKGTLDNPKSEVNTAEDILLSPFEMVGRILKPVDTLLSGLSNALNESVESSPLKKPEPYFEPALSEELDAINAIESTNVTESANTTESNPTQSAPAPAPDSITSQSQEMPASQTPQGIQENLESSPSAQSPAQEPDSINEPNLPQVEAP, encoded by the coding sequence ATGAGGAAAACAAAATCTAAAAATATCGCAAGTATCATCATCTTTTTAGGCATTTTACTCACACTTTCTCTTATGGGATATAAGATTCTATCCAATGGCATTCATAGCCAATCTCTTAGCATTGGACAAATCCATATCGATGGATTGTATCTTAGATTAAATAACAAGCTCATTTTAGAGATACAAAGCCTTGATGTCTCTGCGCTTCAAAATAAAGGGCAAGATGATGAGGCAGATTCTATAAGTGCTGATGAAATCCTCACTTGGATTAAGCGATGTTTATTTGTGATTTCATATTTTGAAAAGCTTGATATACAAAACATCGTCTTTAGCGATAATTTAAAGCGCAGTGTGCATTATGATGGCAGAGAATATGAGATTTCTGCGCCAGAGTTTGTGGCTAAATTTGGCGTTGAGGATAATCACAAAAATACGCAGCTGCTTATCCATGAGCTTGAGATTTTGCGATTTGGCTTGCAGATACAAGGGCAGTTTGTGTATCAAAATGTGAAAAAAACGCTCGAAATGGATATTTCACTCTCTCCCAAAGAGCCTACAAACGATAAAGAGCAGCCCACACTTTATATAAAGGGTATTACAGATTTTTATCGCATCGAGATGGAGGCCTCCTCCACACACCTTTACAACCTTGATACAATTAAGCCCTATGTGCTAAAGCTCAACAATAAAATGCTCAATAATTGGCTTTTTAAAAATGTGCAATATGATGTGATGAAAGTGCATTCACTAAGGTTTCAAAGCACGCTTGATAGGAATTTTTTTGCCAAGCTCCAGCAGAGCTTAGCCCTTGATTTAGCTATAGAATCTCCTAAAGTCTATTTTGCTCCCCACCTTAAGCCCATTGAAGCCACGCGCGTGATTGTGTATATGCGCGAAGAGAATCTAAGCTTTTTATTTAAAGAGCCATCTTTTACAGACACTAAGCTTGAAGGCTCTGAAGTGCAAATAAGCAATGTTTTCACGCAGCCTATGGGTATAAAAATCGCCATTCGCTCTAATAATGCCACGCTTAGTGATGAGCTAGCGGATATACTTCGTTTTTATGACATCAATATACCGGTGCGCAGCGTAGATTCTAAATTACGCTTAAAAGTTGATGTGGATATGCAGCAGGATAAAAATAAGCAAATGTCTATCCTAGCTAATGGCAATATAAGCGCGCCCACACTTAGCCTTAGTATCGCAGGCTTAAGATTAGATATGAGCGATGTTAATGTAATTCTCTCTCAAAAGCCCTCTAAAAGCTATGTGCAGCTACTAAATACTAAGATTGATTATGCGAAAAATATACAAGGTATCCTTAATGCAATATGGAATCTAGAGGATTCTTCGCTACAAGGGGATTTGCTCATTGAGCATTTTGCACTAAGCTCGCAGGCTTTATCACAAAATGCAGGTATGCCTGCTGTGCCAGAGGGGAGTGATGAGCTTACAAAGCGCATTATTGAAGCTATTTATGCAGATTCTCAAAAAGGATTTAGCGAGGAGATTTTAAAAATTAATCCTAATGAGCTTAAAAAAATCCACTTTAAAGGGCATTTAAGCCAAGATGATAAAGTCATATCCTTGCCAGATTTTGGACTAAATGTTTATATAGGTGAGCAAAGTGTCTTTGAGCTAAGTGATATTGCAAAAATTTATCCATATTCTCCCATATTGCGCTATTTTGGCATACCAAATGGATATATGAGGCTCTCTACTAAAGATTTTAAGAAGTTTGGCTTAAGTGGCGAGGTGAGTAATCTTACCTATCCGCTTTATGATAAAGAATCTAATCAATTAGCGCGCTTTGTGCTTGAGGGGCTAATCGATGAGCGGGGTATTTTTATCGGCTCACAAAATAGAAAATTTTTATTTGTGAAAGAAGGCAATGTAATAAAGCTTATGCTTAATGGCTATGATTTAAACATTGATGAGCTTTTAAATAGTCAAATCCCAGCCCTTGCGCAAATTAATGAAGAGAGTAAAACCAGTCAAGCCCTAAGCCCACAAGAGCGCCAAGCACAAGAAGCTTTCATTAAAGCCAAGCAACAATACGAGCGCCAGCACAAGCTCTCCCCGCATATTACTTACCTTGAAGCGCGAAATATGGATTTTTACTTAAATGATTATATTATTCCCACAGATATGGCATCTGTTTCTATGCGCGATGGCTTAATACGCGCTGATGCTACTTATGGCAATGGTGTGGCTAATGTCGATGTGGCGTATTCGCGTGCTAATGTGCGGCTCAATAACTTTAGCGATGTGTTTTTAAACCGCGTGTGGAAGCGTGATATTGTGAGTGGCGGCTTGTTTAATTTTAGGGGCATTTATGATGAGGGCGTGCTTAAGGGCGAAATAAGTATGCAAAATACCACTTATAAAGACTTAGCCATTGTGCAAAATATTTTAGCCCTTATTGATACAATCCCTGCCTTGCTTACTTTCCGCAAGCCCGGACTTGGCGCAAATGGCTATGAGATTAAGCAAGGGAAAGTGGATTTTGTCTTAAATGACGAATATTTAGTGCTTGAAAATATCGATTTAGTGGGAAGCTCTATTGATGTGGAGGGCGGAGGGCTTATTAGGCTACAATCAAAAGAAATTGATGTGATTTTAAAAGCCTCTACTTTGAAAACTTTGGCGGATATTATTGATAAAATCCCGCTTGTGGGCTATGTGATTTTGGGCAGTGATGGCAAATTCACCACCGGAATCGCCCTCAAAGGCACGCTAGATAATCCAAAGAGTGAGGTAAATACTGCAGAGGATATTTTGCTTAGCCCATTTGAAATGGTAGGCAGAATCTTAAAGCCTGTGGATACGCTACTTAGCGGCTTATCAAACGCGCTTAATGAAAGTGTAGAATCTAGTCCATTAAAGAAGCCAGAGCCATACTTTGAGCCAGCTTTATCCGAGGAGCTAGATGCTATAAATGCTATAGAATCTACAAATGTTACAGAATCTGCAAACACTACAGAATCTAATCCTACACAATCCGCACCCGCTCCCGCGCCAGATTCTATAACATCTCAATCACAAGAGATGCCAGCATCACAAACACCGCAAGGAATACAAGAGAATTTAGAATCTAGCCCATCTGCCCAAAGCCCCGCACAAGAGCCAGATTCTATAAATGAGCCAAACCTCCCGCAAGTGGAAGCGCCATAA
- a CDS encoding FeoA family protein — protein MKMTLCDCSLGDVCKIVRCESQDSALKDRLMSFGIVKDKICKVMRYSLGRLAVAIMIDGTQVALRDSEARLIVVEPLRHEPN, from the coding sequence ATGAAAATGACGCTTTGTGATTGCTCATTGGGAGATGTGTGCAAAATCGTGCGCTGCGAGAGCCAAGATAGCGCGCTTAAAGATAGGCTTATGTCCTTTGGTATTGTAAAAGATAAAATATGTAAGGTCATGCGCTACTCGCTAGGGCGGCTAGCGGTGGCAATAATGATAGATGGCACGCAAGTGGCGCTAAGAGATTCTGAAGCCAGACTTATCGTAGTTGAGCCGCTTAGGCATGAGCCAAATTGA
- the nth gene encoding endonuclease III, translated as MSQIEMADSKSAPQFKKCKQKDVQAIKALFLEHFGDAKTELIYHNLYELLVCVMLSAQCTDKRVNIVTPALFRAYPNVASLAGADIEEIKGFIKSVSFFNNKAKHLHAMANQVMRDFNGQIPTTQEQLKSLAGVGQKTANVVLIEFFEQNYMAVDTHVFRVSHRLGLSGAKSALETEKELTKLFKTQLSTLHQAFVLFGRYTCKALKPMCESCFVSAFCQNKCNFKPT; from the coding sequence ATGAGCCAAATTGAAATGGCAGATTCTAAAAGCGCGCCCCAGTTTAAAAAATGCAAGCAAAAAGATGTGCAAGCCATTAAGGCATTGTTTTTGGAGCATTTTGGAGATGCAAAAACAGAGCTTATTTATCATAATCTATATGAATTGCTTGTGTGCGTTATGCTCTCCGCTCAATGCACAGATAAGCGCGTAAATATCGTTACTCCAGCACTTTTTAGAGCCTATCCTAATGTCGCAAGCCTAGCAGGGGCTGATATTGAGGAGATAAAGGGCTTTATTAAATCTGTGTCATTTTTTAATAATAAAGCCAAGCACCTGCATGCTATGGCAAATCAAGTGATGAGGGATTTTAATGGGCAAATCCCCACCACGCAAGAGCAGCTAAAAAGCCTAGCAGGGGTGGGGCAGAAAACAGCTAATGTGGTGCTTATTGAGTTTTTTGAGCAAAATTATATGGCGGTGGATACGCATGTGTTTCGCGTCTCACATCGTTTGGGCTTAAGTGGAGCAAAAAGTGCTTTAGAGACGGAAAAGGAGCTTACAAAGCTCTTTAAAACGCAGCTTTCTACGCTTCATCAAGCTTTTGTGCTGTTTGGGCGCTATACTTGCAAGGCGCTAAAACCTATGTGTGAAAGCTGCTTTGTGAGTGCGTTTTGTCAAAATAAGTGCAATTTCAAGCCCACTTAG
- a CDS encoding chemotaxis protein CheX, translating to MDIIHSSFFDIVQNSISKTPHDSIMPLKKGYLSKISMLGTHNDVFLLFNKAFLRIFCADFLGDKNPSEQSLEDMARELANLVVGRAKVMTQELGKNFNISTPEYLGYRLIKNYDHGLHFRLSRGRCSIYMRRVR from the coding sequence ATGGACATCATTCATAGTAGTTTTTTTGATATTGTGCAAAATAGCATTAGTAAGACGCCTCATGATTCTATCATGCCGCTTAAAAAGGGGTATTTGAGCAAGATTAGTATGCTTGGCACGCATAATGATGTGTTTTTGTTATTTAATAAGGCTTTTTTGCGTATTTTTTGTGCCGATTTTTTAGGGGATAAGAATCCTAGCGAGCAATCTTTGGAGGATATGGCAAGGGAACTTGCTAATCTTGTCGTAGGCAGGGCAAAGGTGATGACGCAAGAATTAGGCAAAAATTTTAATATCTCAACACCGGAGTATTTAGGCTATCGTTTGATTAAAAATTATGACCATGGATTACATTTTAGGCTATCGCGCGGGCGATGCAGTATTTATATGCGCCGCGTGAGGTAG
- the fliN gene encoding flagellar motor switch protein FliN, with translation MAGETILDKQRIHTAKEIELATYLEDMMKNYTGLLDMEVLFNAELGNTKIPLGEILRFEKGSIIDLGKPAGESIETFINGRVIGKGEVMVYERNLAIRINEILDSNAIVYYLTRENEK, from the coding sequence ATGGCTGGAGAGACTATTTTAGACAAACAGCGCATTCACACAGCCAAAGAAATAGAGCTTGCCACATATCTTGAGGATATGATGAAAAACTATACCGGGCTTTTAGATATGGAAGTGCTATTTAATGCCGAGCTAGGTAATACCAAAATACCGCTTGGCGAGATTTTGCGCTTTGAGAAAGGCTCTATTATTGATTTAGGAAAGCCTGCAGGGGAGAGCATTGAGACATTTATTAATGGGCGCGTTATAGGTAAGGGTGAAGTTATGGTGTATGAGCGCAATTTGGCTATTCGTATTAATGAAATTTTAGATTCTAATGCCATTGTGTATTATCTCACGCGTGAGAATGAAAAGTAG
- a CDS encoding flagellar biosynthetic protein FliO, with product MKKIIFVCLLPLCVSVLWANVKVKDFTFNQTSQSIELILTLDSAYDKAPSLTEDEGYKGVIFPNLKADSKNENFKQTFISQIQVFNVQDKLYVLGIGDSRFMSVNVGRAPNALKITFSRATPPQSELDKLLQTPHNANIPTIEIQNSQSNPAQAALAQTPNPMQSASTQPTSAQTNQNLLPFKNDLSIDTWRYVAVLGVMGVLVLVLWIVKRYVVHKKQFGHYFSTPKKAAFDPTKIEIISQKNLDSKHRILTIESNGYRYLILIGLSGTTLIDRYPIPQSISKEEQLRLDDQFAKLLEQKQERLSQYIHDEK from the coding sequence ATGAAAAAGATAATTTTTGTATGTTTGCTGCCTTTGTGTGTTAGTGTGCTTTGGGCTAATGTAAAAGTAAAGGATTTTACTTTTAATCAAACAAGTCAAAGCATTGAGCTTATCCTCACGCTTGATAGCGCGTATGATAAAGCCCCTAGTTTGACAGAAGATGAGGGCTATAAAGGTGTGATTTTCCCGAATCTTAAAGCAGATTCTAAAAATGAAAACTTCAAGCAAACTTTTATCAGTCAAATACAAGTGTTTAATGTCCAAGATAAGCTCTATGTGCTAGGGATAGGCGATTCGCGCTTTATGAGTGTGAATGTGGGTAGAGCGCCCAATGCGCTAAAAATCACATTTAGTCGCGCTACCCCACCCCAAAGTGAGCTTGATAAATTGCTCCAAACGCCCCATAATGCCAATATCCCAACTATTGAGATACAAAATAGCCAATCTAACCCCGCGCAAGCAGCGCTTGCCCAAACGCCAAATCCAATGCAGTCCGCTTCCACACAGCCCACATCTGCGCAAACAAACCAGAATCTCCTGCCATTTAAAAATGATTTAAGCATTGATACTTGGCGATATGTGGCTGTGCTAGGCGTTATGGGCGTGCTTGTGTTGGTGCTATGGATAGTCAAGCGATATGTAGTGCATAAAAAGCAGTTTGGGCATTATTTTTCCACGCCCAAAAAAGCGGCATTTGACCCCACAAAGATAGAGATTATCTCGCAGAAAAATCTAGATTCTAAACACAGAATCTTAACTATAGAATCTAATGGCTATCGGTATTTAATCCTTATTGGTTTATCGGGCACTACGCTTATTGACCGCTATCCTATCCCGCAAAGTATTAGCAAAGAGGAGCAATTGCGCCTTGATGACCAGTTTGCCAAACTCTTAGAGCAAAAGCAAGAGCGACTTTCTCAATATATCCATGATGAGAAATAG
- a CDS encoding energy transducer TonB, which yields MQANIGLNAQTHSHLRLWLLVSLIIHLLILALLFVRFQGLQFKKGTSSNPQMKVAGFQILGGGEVQESDNAQTQVAAPLRNLTQPTPPKPQTPSAKSSPPTFDLSSLSLYNNTGKAKQNQKPKSRLKALAKFPGIDNIARRDIEELYGAEFGDYGLAEQEFLVNNLRDIGRITQRYLRYPPSAARLGQEGVSAVEFYLHPNGDISGLKIIISSQYMLLDRNSERTIEIAYKDYPRPVSKTKIRIFVTYGLYYYGY from the coding sequence ATGCAAGCAAATATAGGGCTTAATGCGCAGACTCACTCGCATTTGCGGCTATGGCTACTTGTCTCCTTAATCATTCATCTGCTTATTTTGGCCTTGCTTTTTGTGCGATTTCAGGGTTTGCAGTTTAAAAAAGGCACTTCGAGTAATCCACAGATGAAAGTTGCAGGCTTTCAGATTCTAGGAGGTGGGGAGGTGCAGGAGAGTGATAATGCCCAAACTCAAGTCGCCGCGCCATTGCGTAATCTCACACAGCCAACCCCTCCCAAACCGCAAACGCCAAGTGCCAAATCTAGCCCGCCCACATTTGATTTAAGCTCCTTAAGCTTGTATAATAACACCGGCAAGGCTAAGCAAAATCAAAAGCCCAAAAGCCGCCTTAAGGCGCTAGCTAAATTTCCGGGCATTGATAATATCGCAAGAAGAGATATTGAGGAGCTTTATGGCGCGGAGTTTGGGGACTATGGGCTAGCGGAGCAAGAATTTTTAGTGAATAATTTGCGCGATATTGGGCGCATTACGCAAAGATACTTGCGCTATCCACCAAGTGCGGCGCGCTTAGGGCAAGAGGGTGTGAGTGCGGTGGAGTTTTATCTACACCCAAATGGCGATATTAGCGGATTAAAGATTATCATTTCATCGCAATATATGCTCTTAGACCGCAATAGCGAGCGCACGATTGAGATTGCATATAAAGACTATCCGCGCCCAGTGAGCAAGACAAAAATTCGTATTTTTGTGACCTATGGGCTTTATTACTATGGATATTAA
- the hisG gene encoding ATP phosphoribosyltransferase: protein MIKVALPKGRIANESLALFERLYDTQFVFDDRKLILEHKHFTFMLVRSQDVPTYVTHKAADVGIVGLDVIEEQQANVVRLLNLNIGKCKVVVGSEVGKSLDYQKPQLKIATKMPHITRQHFASKAVSIEALKLYGSIELAPLVGLSDGIVDIVESGNTMRQNNLKIDEVIMESSAYLVANKNSFYEKKELILSLYNRLKEIV, encoded by the coding sequence ATGATAAAGGTAGCCTTACCCAAAGGGCGCATAGCAAATGAAAGCCTAGCATTATTTGAGCGGCTGTATGATACGCAATTTGTCTTTGATGATAGAAAGCTGATTTTAGAGCATAAACATTTTACTTTTATGCTAGTGCGTAGCCAAGATGTGCCTACTTATGTTACTCACAAAGCCGCTGATGTAGGTATTGTAGGGCTTGATGTGATAGAGGAGCAGCAGGCAAATGTAGTAAGATTATTAAACCTAAACATTGGCAAATGCAAGGTAGTAGTAGGCTCTGAAGTGGGCAAAAGCCTAGATTATCAAAAGCCTCAGCTTAAAATCGCTACCAAAATGCCTCATATCACGCGCCAACACTTTGCGAGCAAGGCTGTATCTATCGAGGCGCTAAAGCTTTATGGCTCTATTGAGCTAGCTCCGCTTGTGGGGCTAAGCGATGGAATTGTGGATATTGTGGAAAGTGGCAATACGATGAGGCAAAATAATCTTAAAATCGATGAAGTTATTATGGAATCTAGCGCATATTTAGTCGCCAATAAAAATAGCTTTTATGAGAAAAAAGAGCTTATCTTAAGCCTTTATAATCGCCTAAAGGAGATAGTATGA